Below is a genomic region from Rhodothermales bacterium.
ACTGACAGGCTTGCCGACTCTGCATCGGCGCGTGTCATCCTTCCGGGCGGCACGCGTCGATGCACCCGGGCGGTCGGCCTCGATCCGGTCGGGGCCGGCCGTCATTCGGTTCCATGAGAGGTGATCTCATCGGTCCCAATTGTATCCGATGATGTCTCGCTAGTTCGCCCTACCCGCCCCAAGCGGATCGATCGTTTGCAGATATTCCCACATGGCCCGGATTTCTACATCGGTCATGGCGGCGGTGGCCTGCCAGGGCATGTATACCGTCTCCATGACAGTGCCGTCTGGCTTGCGACCTTCCCTCAGCGCGCGGAAAAAGTCCTCTTCCGTGTAGTCACCGAGCCCGACTTCAGAGGGAGTGAGATTCGATGAGGGAGGCGTCCCCGGCGGCCCCTGTATGAGTCCTCCGCTCAGGTCGGCATCGTGGCAGTACCGACAATAGTACACGACATATTCGCCGTACGCGGCGGTCGGCCCGGCGGGCGGAGCCGCTCTCAGGGGCAATTCATGGTCGACGAGGTCGGCCGCCAGTTTGTACGTGCCGGTGGCGACGAGCATACGGCCAAGGGGCCCCATGCGCTTCGGGGCGAAGTCGCGAACAACGGGGTCGGCCCTTTTCAGAAAGGAGATCAAACTTACCAGGTCTGACGGG
It encodes:
- a CDS encoding c-type cytochrome codes for the protein MMAKFIKWFGVAALLLVFLVLVAGSYYYWKSNQLLDAAYDVAPIGLDLPPADSTMLARGRHIAITHGCMDCHGPDLAGTPMMDTMPVAIIPASNLTPAGAVASYTDADWFRAIRNGIGPDGKSLWLMPSAAYTRLSPSDLVSLISFLKRADPVVRDFAPKRMGPLGRMLVATGTYKLAADLVDHELPLRAAPPAGPTAAYGEYVVYYCRYCHDADLSGGLIQGPPGTPPSSNLTPSEVGLGDYTEEDFFRALREGRKPDGTVMETVYMPWQATAAMTDVEIRAMWEYLQTIDPLGAGRAN